A single genomic interval of Daucus carota subsp. sativus chromosome 1, DH1 v3.0, whole genome shotgun sequence harbors:
- the LOC108224484 gene encoding uncharacterized protein LOC108224484, which translates to MALMLPAGYKFCPTDKQLLENYLKPKIQGTLSWDFIQEKEIYGPNATPWEIFDDSSTAWVTSGNQKSVYVFTRLTRMADKDSSGEGNEGHYVRRAGCGTWHVETGRKTIMDDGNNPIGERRMLVFQINDSHGLQNGVKEYYWNMHEYLLKGNDDYVVCRITLDMSKTAKVISTQEVSARRGTTKSKARKKSTTTRTTVDEREKAVLVDSFCGSGKEVASNIDGSGCSYENERCHGESNEAIYQNLLAPMNTLCHDGMPLYDYVGWIPTVEEQEGLQVLNDNQRLNNEEVAQPAVIPTVEDSQNQGTVLSDFNGGSNDELYFDLDDMFGADYWSDIGNVLMMEQPLPNSDVSLDLVGFLDAAGSWSDNILEEPGQINNNVQEQQQQWQQPTQNMSCMLGKRESFEAQEAGPTKRPRI; encoded by the coding sequence ATGGCCTTGATGCTTCCCGCAGGTTATAAGTTTTGCCCCACTGACAAACAGCTCTTGGAGAATTACTTGAAACCCAAGATTCAGGGGACGCTTTCTTGGGATTTTATCCAGGAGAAGGAGATTTACGGTCCCAACGCCACTCCATGGGAGATTTTCGATGACTCCTCCACTGCATGGGTAACTTCTGGTAATCAAAAATCTGTTTATGTGTTTACTCGTTTGACAAGGATGGCAGATAAGGACTCATCGGGTGAGGGGAATGAAGGACACTACGTCAGGAGAGCGGGTTGTGGTACGTGGCATGTTGAGACAGGTCGTAAGACCATCATGGACGATGGAAATAATCCTATTGGGGAGAGGAGGATGTTGGTTTTTCAGATTAATGATAGTCATGGATTGCAGAATGGAGTTAAGGAGTACTATTGGAATATGCACGAGTATCTTTTGAAGGGGAATGATGATTATGTGGTTTGTCGGATTACTCTTGATATGTCAAAAACGGCCAAGGTTATAAGCACCCAAGAGGTTTCTGCAAGACGTGGCACGACTAAGTCTAAAGCAAGAAAGAAATCCACTACTACGCGTACTACTGTTGATGAGAGGGAGAAAGCAGTGTTGGTTGATAGTTTCTGCGGTTCAGGAAAGGAGGTGGCGTCGAATATTGATGGTTCTGGATGCAGTTATGAGAATGAGAGATGCCATGGAGAGAGTAATGAGGCGATCTATCAGAATCTGCTGGCCCCGATGAATACCCTTTGTCACGATGGCATGCCACTATATGATTATGTAGGATGGATTCCTACTGTTGAAGAACAAGAGGGATTACAAGTACTCAATGATAATCAGAGACTCAACAATGAAGAAGTCGCCCAACCAGCTGTGATACCTACGGTTGAGGATTCTCAAAACCAGGGCACAGTATTATCAGATTTCAACGGCGGGTCTAATGATGAATTATATTTCGACTTGGATGATATGTTTGGTGCTGATTACTGGTCAGATATTGGCAATGTGCTGATGATGGAGCAGCCACTGCCCAACAGTGACGTATCTTTGGACTTGGTGGGTTTTCTTGATGCTGCTGGTTCTTGGTCAGATAACATATTGGAGGAACCGGGGCAAATCAACAACAATGTTCAGGAGCAACAGCAGCAATGGCAACAGCCTACGCAGAACATGAGTTGCATGTTAGGGAAAAGGGAATCATTTGAAGCTCAAGAAGCAGGACCTACTAAAAGGCCTCGCATCTGA
- the LOC108224474 gene encoding F-box protein CPR1 translates to MNEFFIFNPATRKSRKIPSAPREFPLSFHMTETSLCGFGYDQVNDDYKVVKIAECYLQFRGIMAFIYSLKTDSWKRIQNVPSNTRFTGNWGMFGNGALHWLAIKNPANCIEIVVGFDLGLEQFREIPSPVIEGPSVSFITRSLVPDGSSLWMLDEYPDSHRDMWVMLNSSAGEIAWSKVLTKRSALAYLRSVRPVYVSMSDPGILFEVDSSGLVWYDLERKVLKNVRIRGPTDKFDSHAYTQSLIQLNKDSPPLKPSQAKPHKEHQKRRDDFLSKGFKLRL, encoded by the exons ATGAACGAGTTCTTTATATTTAATCCAGCAACCAGGAAGTCGAGAAAAATACCCAGTGCTCCACGTGAGTTTCCACTTTCGTTTCATATGACTGAGACTTCCTTGTGTGGATTTGGATATGATCAAGTAAATGATGACTATAAGGTTGTCAAGATTGCTGAGTGTTATCTTCAGTTTCGTGGCATAATGGCCTTTATCTACAGTCTCAAGACCGACTCTTGGAAACGGATTCAGAATGTTCCTAGTAACACTCGGTTCACAGGAAATTGGGGAATGTTTGGAAATGGAGCTCTGCACTGGTTGGCTATCAAGAATCCAGCAAATTGCATAGAAATTGTTGTTGGTTTTGATCTTGGGCTAGAACAGTTCAGGGAGATCCCTTCTCCTGTTATCGAGGGCCCTTCTGTCAGTTTTATTACCAGGAGTCTGGTTCCGGATGGAAGTTCCCTTTGGATGCTTGATGAGTACCCTGATTCTCATAGAGATATGTGGGTGATGCTGAATAGTTCAGCGGGGGAAATTGCTTGGTCCAAAGTACTCACTAAACGCAGTGCACTTGCATATTTAAGGTCTGTTAGACCTGTTTATGTTTCAATGAGTGACCCGGGTATACTCTTCGAGGTGGACAGCTCAGGACTTGTATGGTATGACCTTGAAAGGAAAGtgttgaagaatgtgaggattCGCGGGCCCACAGATAAGTTTGATTCACATGCGTACACTCAGAGTCTCATACAGCTCAACAAGGATAGTCCACCACTGAAGCCCTCTCAAGCAAAGCCACATAAGGAACATCAAAAGAGAAG AGATGATTTCCTTTC